In the genome of Polaromonas vacuolata, the window AACAACGCATTTGTATAGGAATACGCATGATCACATTGGCAGAACTTAACGCCGCAGACGAGACTCAATTTGTGGTTTTGCTCGATGGCAGTTACGAGCACTCACCATGGATAGCCGAGCGCGCTTGGGCCATGCGCCCATTTAACAGCCTACCTCAACTCAAAAGAGTTCTGGTCGAGGTGGTGCGCGATGCGGACCACGAAGCGCAGTTAGGTCTGATTCGCGCCCATCCGGAAATCACCGGTAAGTCCATGCCAACTCAAACGCGCACCGCTGAGTCAATCAATGCACAAGCTAAAGCCGGCTTGAGCAACTGTACGACCGAGGAGTTTTCGCAGCTTCAGCGCATGAACACCGACTACAACACCACGTTCGGTTTCCCTTTCATTCTGGCCCTGCGCGGCCCGCGCAATACCAGCCTAAATAAAGCCGAAATCATCGCCACTTTTGAACGCCGATTGAATAACCACCCCGATTTCGAACGCGCCGAATGTTTGCGCAATATTCACCGGATTGCAGAGATTCGGCTTAACGACAAGTTCGGCTACGAGACGACTTTAGGAAATGATGTGTGGGATTGGTCAGAGCGCCTGTCTCACTTCAGCGACCCCGGCTATGCCGAACGCGGCGAACTCAGCGTGACTTACTTAACCGACGCGCACAGGGCTTGCGCAGCACGCCTTGCCCATTGGATGCGGACTGACTGCGGCTTTGATTCAGCGGAGATAGACGCCGTCGGTAACGTGGTTGGTGTCTATCACGGCAGCGATCCAAAAGCCAAACGCTTGCTCACCGGCTCACACTACGACACCGTGCGCAATGGCGGCAAATACGACGGCCGGCTAGGTATTTTTGTGCCCATGATTTGCGTGCGCGAACTGCACCGTCAAGGGCGGCGCTTGCCTTACGCGATAGAAGTCGTCGGGTTTTCTGAAGAAGAAGGCCAGCGCTATAAAGCCGTGTTCTTAGGCTCAGGCGCATTGACGGGTACCTTCAATCCCGCGTGGCTTGATCAAAAAGACGTAGACGGCATCACTATGCGCGCCGCCATGGAACACGCTGGCCATTGCCCCGACGACATTGAAAAGCTCAAACGCGATGCCAACCACTACCTCGGCTTTGTTGAGGTGCATATCGAGCAAGGCCCCGTTTTAAACGCCTTGGATTTACCACTGGGAGTAGTCACATCCATCAACGGCAGCGCACGTTTCCTAGGCACGATTCAAGGCGTGGCCAGTCACGCTGGCACTACGCCTATGGGCAGTCGGCGCGACGCTGCAACGGCTGCCGCAGAGTTCGCGCTATACGTTGAGAAACGCGCTGCCGCCGTGCCAGATTTAGTCGCTACCGTCGGCATGCTGGCAGTACCCAACGGTTCTAACAACGTCGTTCCTGGCCGCTGCAACTTTAGCTTGGACGTGCGCGCCACCAGCGACGCCGTGCGCGACAGCTGCGCAGCTGACATCGCCAATGAGTTGGCCCAAATTTGTCAGCGACGTGGTCTGTCATTCACGCTGGAAGAAACCATGGTCGCAGCCGCCGCACCGAGCGCGCCGGCTTGGCAAAAACGTTGGGAAGCTGCGGTTAAGGCGCAAGGCCTGCCGGTTTTCCAAATGCCTAGCGGCGCCGGGCACGACGCCATGAAGCTGCACGAAATCATGCCGCAAGCCATGCTCTTTATGCGCGGCCTGAACGCCGGCATTAGCCACAACCCGTTGGAAGCCATCACCAACGACGACACCGAACTGTGCGTACGCGCATTCCTCAACCTGCTTGACCAACTTGCCACGGAGCTTTCATGAATTCAGACGCGCACTACACCGCCATAGACACTTGGGTAGACGCCCACTTTGATGAAGAGGTGAAGTTTCTTCAAGAACTCGTTCGCGTCCCGACCGATACCCCGCCGGGCAACAACGCGCCGCATGCCGAGCGCACCGCAGAGTTACTAGCTGGCATGGGACTGGCGGCAGAAAAACACGTCGTGCCAGAAAAAGACGTACTCGCAGCAGGCCTGCAAAGCATCACCAACCTCATCGTGCGCAGGCGCTATGGCGATGGTGGCAAGACGATCGCCTTGAACGCGCATGGCGACGTCGTGCCGCCGGGTGAAGGCTGGACGCACGACCCTTACGGCGGCGAAATCGTTGACGGAAAAATCTATGGCCGTGCGACCGCTGTGAGTAAATGCGACATGGCTAGTTTCGCGTTTGCGCTGCGTGCCCTCGAATCCCTAGACGTCAAGCTTTCCGGCAGCATAGAGCTGCACTTCACTTATGACGAAGAGTATGGCGGCGTAGTCGGCCCAGAATGGCTTTTGAGCCAAGGCTTGACGAAACCCGATCTGATGATAGCTGCCGGTTTTAGCTACCAAGTGATAGTGGCGCACAACGGTTGCTTGCAACTAGAAGTCAGCGTTCACGGCGATATGGCGCACGCCGCTATTCCCGACAGTGGCACGGATGCCTTGCAAGCGGCTGTGCATATTCTCAATGCGCTATACGCGCTAAATCACGACTATCTATTGGTTAAGTCCGAGGTCGAGGGCATTACCCACCCCTACCTAAACGTGGGGCAGATCACGGGCGGCACCAACACCAACGTTATTCCGGGAACAGTCACTTTCAAAGTCGATAGACGCATGATTCCTGAAGAAGACCCGGTAGCAGTCGAAGCCAGCCTACGACGCAGCATAGAACAAGCCGCAGCGAGTTTTCAGCCGCCGCGTGGCGGACGCGACATCAAAGTAGAGATTCGGCGTTTGCTGCTGTCGCGCGCCATGAAACCCTTGGCGGGCAACCAGCCCTTGGTAGAGGCGCTACAAAAGCATGCAGAAACAGTTTTTGGTGAAGCTATTCCAGCTCTAGGAACGCCGCTCTACACCGACGTTCGCTTGTACGTGGAGCGCGGAATTCCCGGTGTGATTTATGGCGCAGGTCCACGCACAGTGCTTGAATCCCACGCCAAGCGTGCTGACGAACGCCTGGACCTAGAAGATCTGCGCCGGGCCACCAAGGTAGTGGCCCGCAGCTTGTTAGACCTGAGCATTGCGCAGAAAAACTAGTGTTGTCTGCCCCAACTTCTGCGAAGCAGCCGTTGAAAGTGGGGCACGATATCTAATCTGAAAAAGGCAAAACTGGTGTTTAAATCTCAACCCAGCTTAAGCCACCTCAAGCCACCTCAAGCCACCTCAGACCATCAAGCGATCTTTAAGGACAAACCAATCGACGTCTCGCCATCGACCGACTGCGCAAAAGGCTGACCTCCATGCATGCGCGCAATAGTGGCGACTATGGCCAGACCCAAACCGTGATTACTGCCGGTCTGTACGCGTGATGGATCGGCACGGTAGAAGCGGTTAAATAGGTGCGGCAGATGTTCTTCGCCGATCGCTTGACCGCGATTCACCACAGCCAATCCGACCAGACCCGCGCCCTGTTGCGTGAGCTCAATACGAACCGTGCTGCCAGTTTCTGCATAACGGGTAGCATTACCTAAAAGGTTGGAGATTGCCCGTTTGATGAGCGGGACATCAAATTCTCCCGC includes:
- the uraD gene encoding 2-oxo-4-hydroxy-4-carboxy-5-ureidoimidazoline decarboxylase, which gives rise to MITLAELNAADETQFVVLLDGSYEHSPWIAERAWAMRPFNSLPQLKRVLVEVVRDADHEAQLGLIRAHPEITGKSMPTQTRTAESINAQAKAGLSNCTTEEFSQLQRMNTDYNTTFGFPFILALRGPRNTSLNKAEIIATFERRLNNHPDFERAECLRNIHRIAEIRLNDKFGYETTLGNDVWDWSERLSHFSDPGYAERGELSVTYLTDAHRACAARLAHWMRTDCGFDSAEIDAVGNVVGVYHGSDPKAKRLLTGSHYDTVRNGGKYDGRLGIFVPMICVRELHRQGRRLPYAIEVVGFSEEEGQRYKAVFLGSGALTGTFNPAWLDQKDVDGITMRAAMEHAGHCPDDIEKLKRDANHYLGFVEVHIEQGPVLNALDLPLGVVTSINGSARFLGTIQGVASHAGTTPMGSRRDAATAAAEFALYVEKRAAAVPDLVATVGMLAVPNGSNNVVPGRCNFSLDVRATSDAVRDSCAADIANELAQICQRRGLSFTLEETMVAAAAPSAPAWQKRWEAAVKAQGLPVFQMPSGAGHDAMKLHEIMPQAMLFMRGLNAGISHNPLEAITNDDTELCVRAFLNLLDQLATELS
- a CDS encoding M20 family metallopeptidase; this translates as MNSDAHYTAIDTWVDAHFDEEVKFLQELVRVPTDTPPGNNAPHAERTAELLAGMGLAAEKHVVPEKDVLAAGLQSITNLIVRRRYGDGGKTIALNAHGDVVPPGEGWTHDPYGGEIVDGKIYGRATAVSKCDMASFAFALRALESLDVKLSGSIELHFTYDEEYGGVVGPEWLLSQGLTKPDLMIAAGFSYQVIVAHNGCLQLEVSVHGDMAHAAIPDSGTDALQAAVHILNALYALNHDYLLVKSEVEGITHPYLNVGQITGGTNTNVIPGTVTFKVDRRMIPEEDPVAVEASLRRSIEQAAASFQPPRGGRDIKVEIRRLLLSRAMKPLAGNQPLVEALQKHAETVFGEAIPALGTPLYTDVRLYVERGIPGVIYGAGPRTVLESHAKRADERLDLEDLRRATKVVARSLLDLSIAQKN